A portion of the Mytilus galloprovincialis chromosome 12, xbMytGall1.hap1.1, whole genome shotgun sequence genome contains these proteins:
- the LOC143054087 gene encoding uncharacterized protein LOC143054087 isoform X3, whose amino-acid sequence MTMLWYLLNCSDENSVLSGIISQQTHFLTITTRKLQQWRVTHFSGTDMESVEGSDILEWLMTILHNIAMFEDNVPRVRDVNCIEAMKPYLDSKDNTIRLLCLATLADLVNESESEILKSNSEVITFLMWTISTALEIEERNCDGWSLVELARIVHQVARNDNNKRTVVQHGAVPLLVKISGSGNIEEQREAVRAIWTLSFDEQNRTEMIETKKWKVIMTLEKMSKSSDQTVKRISNKALWTITDHQKSLQTPNGGLEDGKSTGSVNRHIMISYNWGHQPMVKQIRDNLRNSGIKVWMDVDDMQGSTLQAMAKAVEQADIVLVCYSFKYKNSDNCRAEAEYAFQLKKKIIPLKMEMNYKADGWLGFIIGAKLFYDFSGKYPVEKKTNELIREILESLNRSTKVLVEVPEHVVKSQQEPVLQAEKPVMSGAKPTEGKTTVINTVRKWTPSQVEKWLDNNSLPKKLLGRLRGKDVAFLRLLVQECPSTFYQTIRDQLDLKDVKSMSDFRFALEDLDTDTHSSSSL is encoded by the exons ATGACAATGTTGTGGTACCTGTTGAACTGTTCTGATGAAAACTCTGTTCTGAGTGGCATTATATCACAGCAAACACACTTCCTTACCATAACTACTAGAAAGCTGCAACAGTGGAGAGTTACTCACTTTAGTGGAACGGATATGgag TCAGTGGAAGGATCAGATATTCTGGAATGGCTGATGACAATTTTACACAACATTGCCATGTTTGAAGATAATGTTCCTAGAGTTCGAGACGTAAACTGCATTGAAGCAATGAAACCATATTTGGATTCGAAAGATAATACAATTCGACTTCTGTGTTTAGCAACCCTTGCTGATTTAGTGAACGAATCTGAAAGTGAGATATTAAAGAGCAATAGTGAAGTCATAACGTTTTTAATGTGGACAATTTCGACGGCTTTGGAAATTGAAGAAAGAAATTGTGACGGCTGGTCTCTGGTGGAATTAGCCAGAA TTGTTCATCAAGTGGCGAGAAATGATAACAATAAGAGAACAGTTGTACAGCATGGCGCAGTTCCTCTTCTTGTGAAAATCAGTGGCAGTGGCAACATCGAGGAACAACGTG AGGCTGTTCGGGCTATCTGGACGTTATCATTTGATGAACAAAACAGAACTGAGATGATCGAAACGAAAAAATGGAAGGTGATAATGACTCTAGAAAAAATGTCCAAATCgtcagaccaaacagtaaaaagaATTAGCAATAAAGCTTTATGGACGATCACAGACCACCAAAAAAGct TGCAAACTCCAAATGGTGGTTTGGAAGACGGTAAATCAACAGGAAGTGTAAACAGACACATTATGATTAGCTACAACTGGGGGCACCAACCAATGGTAAAACAGATACGTGATAATTTAAGGAACAGTGGTATCAAAGTCTGGATGGATGTCGATGATATGCAAGGGTCAACACTACAGGCTATGGCGAAAGCTGTGGAGCAGGCAGATATTGTCCTTGTCTGCTATTCATTCAAATATAAGAACAGTGATAACTGTAGAGCTG AGGCAGAATATGCATTTCAATTGAAGAAAAAGATAATACCTTTAAAGATGGAGATGAATTACAAGGCCGATGGTTGGCTAGGGTTTATTATTGGGGCCAAACTGTTTTATGACTTCAGTGGAAAATATCCAGTCGAGAAAAAAACAAACGAACTTATTCGAGAAATACTAGAGTCATTGAACAGAAGTACAAAAGTGTTGGTAGAGGTACCAGAACATGTTGTTAAATCTCAACAGGAG CCAGTTTTACAAGCAGAGAAACCAGTGATGTCGGGTGCAAAACCGACGGAAGGAAAGACTACTGTAATTAACACAGTTCGGAAATGGACACCGTCACAAGTAGAGAAATGGCTGGATAATAATAGTCTACCGAA AAAATTACTGGGTCGTTTGCGAGGAAAAGACGTGGCATTTCTCCGTCTCCTAGTACAGGAG TGTCCAAGTACATTCTACCAAACAATCCGGGATCAATTGGATTTGAAGGATGTAAAATCAATGTCGGACTTCCGGTTCGCTTTGGAGGACCTCGACACAGACACGCATTCCTCTTCATCTTTGTAA
- the LOC143054087 gene encoding uncharacterized protein LOC143054087 isoform X2, with translation MIFKKQLTSFRWDAAHLLQGSKRSDTQQKLTQEAKQNQTAEIYCKLCAEILESGSSSAYPGLSPELIEPVMTMLWYLLNCSDENSVLSGIISQQTHFLTITTRKLQQWRVTHFSGTDMESVEGSDILEWLMTILHNIAMFEDNVPRVRDVNCIEAMKPYLDSKDNTIRLLCLATLADLVNESESEILKSNSEVITFLMWTISTALEIEERNCDGWSLVELARIVHQVARNDNNKRTVVQHGAVPLLVKISGSGNIEEQREAVRAIWTLSFDEQNRTEMIETKKWKVIMTLEKMSKSSDQTVKRISNKALWTITDHQKSLQTPNGGLEDGKSTGSVNRHIMISYNWGHQPMVKQIRDNLRNSGIKVWMDVDDMQGSTLQAMAKAVEQADIVLVCYSFKYKNSDNCRAEAEYAFQLKKKIIPLKMEMNYKADGWLGFIIGAKLFYDFSGKYPVEKKTNELIREILESLNRSTKVLVEVPEHVVKSQQEPVLQAEKPVMSGAKPTEGKTTVINTVRKWTPSQVEKWLDNNSLPKKLLGRLRGKDVAFLRLLVQECPSTFYQTIRDQLDLKDVKSMSDFRFALEDLDTDTHSSSSL, from the exons atgatttttaaaaag caGCTGACTTCATTCCGATGGGATGCAGCTCATCTATTACAGGGGAGCAAAAG GTCAGACACGCAACAGAAGTTAACGCAGGAGGCAAAACAGAATCAGACAGCTGAAATTTATTGTAAACTTTGCGCTGAAATATTGGAATCTGGCAGCAGCTCTGCATATCCTGGATTATCACCAGAACTGATTGAACCTGTAATGACAATGTTGTGGTACCTGTTGAACTGTTCTGATGAAAACTCTGTTCTGAGTGGCATTATATCACAGCAAACACACTTCCTTACCATAACTACTAGAAAGCTGCAACAGTGGAGAGTTACTCACTTTAGTGGAACGGATATGgag TCAGTGGAAGGATCAGATATTCTGGAATGGCTGATGACAATTTTACACAACATTGCCATGTTTGAAGATAATGTTCCTAGAGTTCGAGACGTAAACTGCATTGAAGCAATGAAACCATATTTGGATTCGAAAGATAATACAATTCGACTTCTGTGTTTAGCAACCCTTGCTGATTTAGTGAACGAATCTGAAAGTGAGATATTAAAGAGCAATAGTGAAGTCATAACGTTTTTAATGTGGACAATTTCGACGGCTTTGGAAATTGAAGAAAGAAATTGTGACGGCTGGTCTCTGGTGGAATTAGCCAGAA TTGTTCATCAAGTGGCGAGAAATGATAACAATAAGAGAACAGTTGTACAGCATGGCGCAGTTCCTCTTCTTGTGAAAATCAGTGGCAGTGGCAACATCGAGGAACAACGTG AGGCTGTTCGGGCTATCTGGACGTTATCATTTGATGAACAAAACAGAACTGAGATGATCGAAACGAAAAAATGGAAGGTGATAATGACTCTAGAAAAAATGTCCAAATCgtcagaccaaacagtaaaaagaATTAGCAATAAAGCTTTATGGACGATCACAGACCACCAAAAAAGct TGCAAACTCCAAATGGTGGTTTGGAAGACGGTAAATCAACAGGAAGTGTAAACAGACACATTATGATTAGCTACAACTGGGGGCACCAACCAATGGTAAAACAGATACGTGATAATTTAAGGAACAGTGGTATCAAAGTCTGGATGGATGTCGATGATATGCAAGGGTCAACACTACAGGCTATGGCGAAAGCTGTGGAGCAGGCAGATATTGTCCTTGTCTGCTATTCATTCAAATATAAGAACAGTGATAACTGTAGAGCTG AGGCAGAATATGCATTTCAATTGAAGAAAAAGATAATACCTTTAAAGATGGAGATGAATTACAAGGCCGATGGTTGGCTAGGGTTTATTATTGGGGCCAAACTGTTTTATGACTTCAGTGGAAAATATCCAGTCGAGAAAAAAACAAACGAACTTATTCGAGAAATACTAGAGTCATTGAACAGAAGTACAAAAGTGTTGGTAGAGGTACCAGAACATGTTGTTAAATCTCAACAGGAG CCAGTTTTACAAGCAGAGAAACCAGTGATGTCGGGTGCAAAACCGACGGAAGGAAAGACTACTGTAATTAACACAGTTCGGAAATGGACACCGTCACAAGTAGAGAAATGGCTGGATAATAATAGTCTACCGAA AAAATTACTGGGTCGTTTGCGAGGAAAAGACGTGGCATTTCTCCGTCTCCTAGTACAGGAG TGTCCAAGTACATTCTACCAAACAATCCGGGATCAATTGGATTTGAAGGATGTAAAATCAATGTCGGACTTCCGGTTCGCTTTGGAGGACCTCGACACAGACACGCATTCCTCTTCATCTTTGTAA
- the LOC143054087 gene encoding uncharacterized protein LOC143054087 isoform X1, which yields MGCSSSITGEQKKNPDNVLSSIATSNSAGDKTIVAMQKQAEKCSLSDDGSESNSEYDVLTNHGPVDPSNLINSGRNYMLVIKENYNKRSIGAFVNTDLQNAAISLNKIVSGLLHKENSTYRSDTQQKLTQEAKQNQTAEIYCKLCAEILESGSSSAYPGLSPELIEPVMTMLWYLLNCSDENSVLSGIISQQTHFLTITTRKLQQWRVTHFSGTDMESVEGSDILEWLMTILHNIAMFEDNVPRVRDVNCIEAMKPYLDSKDNTIRLLCLATLADLVNESESEILKSNSEVITFLMWTISTALEIEERNCDGWSLVELARIVHQVARNDNNKRTVVQHGAVPLLVKISGSGNIEEQREAVRAIWTLSFDEQNRTEMIETKKWKVIMTLEKMSKSSDQTVKRISNKALWTITDHQKSLQTPNGGLEDGKSTGSVNRHIMISYNWGHQPMVKQIRDNLRNSGIKVWMDVDDMQGSTLQAMAKAVEQADIVLVCYSFKYKNSDNCRAEAEYAFQLKKKIIPLKMEMNYKADGWLGFIIGAKLFYDFSGKYPVEKKTNELIREILESLNRSTKVLVEVPEHVVKSQQEPVLQAEKPVMSGAKPTEGKTTVINTVRKWTPSQVEKWLDNNSLPKKLLGRLRGKDVAFLRLLVQECPSTFYQTIRDQLDLKDVKSMSDFRFALEDLDTDTHSSSSL from the exons ATGGGATGCAGCTCATCTATTACAGGGGAGCAAAAG AAAAATCCTGACAACGTCCTATCATCTATAGCTACCTCAAACTCTGCTGGTGATAAAACAATTGTAGCAATGCAAAAACAGGCAGAAAAATGTAGTTTGTCTGATGATGGTTCTGAATCTAACAGTGAATATGACGTATTAACAAACCATGGACCAGTAGATCCATCCAATCTTATTAACTCAGGCAGAAACTATATGCTAgttattaaagaaaattataataaaagaaGCATAGGTGCCTTCGTTAATACTGATCTTCAGAATGCTGCTATATCATTGAATAAAATCGTCTCCGGTCTGCTTCACAAAGAGAATTCCACTTACAGGTCAGACACGCAACAGAAGTTAACGCAGGAGGCAAAACAGAATCAGACAGCTGAAATTTATTGTAAACTTTGCGCTGAAATATTGGAATCTGGCAGCAGCTCTGCATATCCTGGATTATCACCAGAACTGATTGAACCTGTAATGACAATGTTGTGGTACCTGTTGAACTGTTCTGATGAAAACTCTGTTCTGAGTGGCATTATATCACAGCAAACACACTTCCTTACCATAACTACTAGAAAGCTGCAACAGTGGAGAGTTACTCACTTTAGTGGAACGGATATGgag TCAGTGGAAGGATCAGATATTCTGGAATGGCTGATGACAATTTTACACAACATTGCCATGTTTGAAGATAATGTTCCTAGAGTTCGAGACGTAAACTGCATTGAAGCAATGAAACCATATTTGGATTCGAAAGATAATACAATTCGACTTCTGTGTTTAGCAACCCTTGCTGATTTAGTGAACGAATCTGAAAGTGAGATATTAAAGAGCAATAGTGAAGTCATAACGTTTTTAATGTGGACAATTTCGACGGCTTTGGAAATTGAAGAAAGAAATTGTGACGGCTGGTCTCTGGTGGAATTAGCCAGAA TTGTTCATCAAGTGGCGAGAAATGATAACAATAAGAGAACAGTTGTACAGCATGGCGCAGTTCCTCTTCTTGTGAAAATCAGTGGCAGTGGCAACATCGAGGAACAACGTG AGGCTGTTCGGGCTATCTGGACGTTATCATTTGATGAACAAAACAGAACTGAGATGATCGAAACGAAAAAATGGAAGGTGATAATGACTCTAGAAAAAATGTCCAAATCgtcagaccaaacagtaaaaagaATTAGCAATAAAGCTTTATGGACGATCACAGACCACCAAAAAAGct TGCAAACTCCAAATGGTGGTTTGGAAGACGGTAAATCAACAGGAAGTGTAAACAGACACATTATGATTAGCTACAACTGGGGGCACCAACCAATGGTAAAACAGATACGTGATAATTTAAGGAACAGTGGTATCAAAGTCTGGATGGATGTCGATGATATGCAAGGGTCAACACTACAGGCTATGGCGAAAGCTGTGGAGCAGGCAGATATTGTCCTTGTCTGCTATTCATTCAAATATAAGAACAGTGATAACTGTAGAGCTG AGGCAGAATATGCATTTCAATTGAAGAAAAAGATAATACCTTTAAAGATGGAGATGAATTACAAGGCCGATGGTTGGCTAGGGTTTATTATTGGGGCCAAACTGTTTTATGACTTCAGTGGAAAATATCCAGTCGAGAAAAAAACAAACGAACTTATTCGAGAAATACTAGAGTCATTGAACAGAAGTACAAAAGTGTTGGTAGAGGTACCAGAACATGTTGTTAAATCTCAACAGGAG CCAGTTTTACAAGCAGAGAAACCAGTGATGTCGGGTGCAAAACCGACGGAAGGAAAGACTACTGTAATTAACACAGTTCGGAAATGGACACCGTCACAAGTAGAGAAATGGCTGGATAATAATAGTCTACCGAA AAAATTACTGGGTCGTTTGCGAGGAAAAGACGTGGCATTTCTCCGTCTCCTAGTACAGGAG TGTCCAAGTACATTCTACCAAACAATCCGGGATCAATTGGATTTGAAGGATGTAAAATCAATGTCGGACTTCCGGTTCGCTTTGGAGGACCTCGACACAGACACGCATTCCTCTTCATCTTTGTAA